A single window of Ananas comosus cultivar F153 unplaced genomic scaffold, ASM154086v1, whole genome shotgun sequence DNA harbors:
- the LOC109705306 gene encoding disease resistance protein RGA2-like produces the protein MSTGLTIGGWFAQAFIQTLADKASSYFLQHSWQSYDLAHDLRQLSSSLKKARAVLCRAERKGTANMHDDLATLAAELRGAVYDAEDLLGDLDYETLSRKIEGGEAVDSPTSSPSSLADIFSLGNGDIEFILREVGDRLGQAAKKLEDFLNSEHDQMLPVERERETSSFLTVPKVFGREDKKKAIIELLLPGSGGASVTPRDPAEASFSVLPIIGAVGVGKTTLAQYVYNDPRVSEHFNLKMWVCVSHSFDVKRLTKQMIESATGKMQDDLSLDSLQVILQRKVMTSRRFLLVLDDVRREDDSEEWQKLCAPLRQGHQGSMILVTARSRRVADVMGTMEPIHLQSLSDDDCWKFLKSRAFGPEAVPSDLEAVGT, from the coding sequence ATGTCGACCGGACTGACTATCGGCGGCTGGTTCGCACAAGCCTTCATCCAAACTCTCGCCGACAAGGCCAGCTCCTACTTCCTCCAGCACTCCTGGCAGAGCTACGATCTCGCGCACGACCTCAGGCAGCTGAGCTCCTCGCTCAAGAAGGCGCGCGCCGTCCTATGCCGTGCCGAGCGAAAGGGGACTGCCAATATGCACGATGACTTGGCGACGCTGGCCGCGGAACTCAGAGGCGCGGTCTACGACGCCGAGGACTTGCTCGGCGACCTTGACTACGAAACCCTGAGTCGGAAGATCGAAGGAGGCGAGGCAGTTGACTCGCCAACCTCCTCTCCGTCTTCTCTTGCAGACATTTTCAGCCTCGGCAACGGTGATATCGAGTTCATATTGAGGGAAGTTGGAGACAGGCTGGGTCAAGCTGCTAAAAAACTGGAGGACTTCCTGAACTCAGAGCACGACCAGATGCTGCCTGtcgagagggagagggagacgAGTTCCTTCTTGACCGTGCCTAAAGTGTTCGGCAGGGAAGACAAGAAGAAGGCTATTATAGAACTGCTGCTGCCTGGATCCGGCGGCgccagtgtcacgccccgggacccagcggaagccagCTTCTCTGTTCTGCCTATAATCGGCGCGGTAGGAGTGGGGAAGACTACTTTGGCTCAGTATGTCTACAACGACCCGAGGGTGAGTGAACACTTTAACCTGAAAATGTGGGTGTGTGTCTCTCACTCCTTTGATGTGAAACGGCTGACTAAGCAGATGATAGAGTCTGCAACCGGCAAGATGCAAGATGATCTTAGCTTGGACTCTCTTCAAGTGATCCTGCAGAGGAAGGTGATGACAAGTAGGAGGTTCCTACTTGTCCTCGATGATGTAAGGAGGGAGGATGACAGTGAGGAATGGCAGAAGCTTTGTGCCCCGTTAAGGCAGGGGCACCAAGGAAGCATGATCTTGGTGACTGCTCGCTCTCGAAGGGTTGCCGACGTAATGGGCACAATGGAACCAATCCATCTGCAGAGTTTGTCTGATGATGATTGCTGGAAGTTCCTCAAGTCGCGTGCATTTGGTCCTGAGGCAGTTCCTTCCGATTTAGAGGCCGTTGGTACTA